One Tamlana carrageenivorans genomic region harbors:
- a CDS encoding molybdopterin-dependent oxidoreductase: protein MHDTLLNRRKFIKKMAIMSAMTAAATMFPGIIFADEQEKNLPEGGDLEWKKGPCRFCGVGCGVLVGVDKGKAVAVKGDPNSAVNKGLLCVKGYHQIMCIQAEDRLTHALVKKNGKYVQTPLDEALDIVANKMKETMDKHGKDAVAMYTSGQSTIPEGYVASKLMKGAIGTNNLDCNARLCMASAVTGFLTSFGADEPMGCYEDIDHADYFITWGNNMAEMHPVLFSRMLEEKNRRGAKIIDFATRTTRSSMASDRSILFEPQTDLAVANAICYEIINNGWVNRAFVDNHVNFSKGLTNMGYGLEDNYAFSDKPTKIDFEDYKTFLEDYTPEKVAKYSKVSVKDIKYLAHIYGNPNTKIVSYWCMGMNQHTRGTWMNNLVYNIHLLTGKISQPGNGPFSLTGQPSACGTAREVGTFTHKLPHGVVTNAKDRALAAKIWKVPVERIPSKPTYHATEMFRAVDRGDIKFIWTQATNPLVSLPKTSRYRPGMEQKSCFVVVSDVFPTPTSDVADVILPACWHIEKSGLYGNSERRTQHWDKMVDGPGETTPDAWMFIEVAKRMGYGDLFPYSRENHVEEIFNEYRQFHEGAKHGMAPLEVLKRESGVIWPYVEGKSTQWRFNSKYDPACDPKKDFDFYGKPDGRAVIWQRPYEPAPEVPDNEYPFWLNTGRVIEHWHTGSMTRRIPVLHKAMPHAYVELHPDDAARLGIVNGEKLKVTSRRGSCVLPASINERGLPTKGQVFVPFFDENMLINDVTLDAFCPISKEPDYKKCAVKVEKA from the coding sequence ATGCATGATACTTTATTAAACCGACGAAAATTTATTAAAAAAATGGCCATCATGTCGGCCATGACTGCTGCAGCTACGATGTTCCCTGGAATTATTTTTGCCGATGAACAGGAAAAGAATTTGCCAGAAGGTGGCGATTTGGAATGGAAAAAGGGACCTTGTCGCTTTTGTGGTGTAGGTTGTGGTGTCTTGGTTGGTGTTGATAAGGGTAAAGCTGTTGCTGTAAAAGGCGACCCCAATTCGGCTGTGAATAAGGGTTTGTTATGTGTAAAGGGGTATCATCAAATTATGTGTATTCAGGCCGAAGATCGGTTAACGCACGCCTTGGTAAAGAAAAATGGAAAATATGTTCAAACACCTTTAGATGAAGCTTTGGATATCGTGGCTAATAAAATGAAAGAAACCATGGATAAACATGGTAAAGATGCTGTGGCTATGTATACCTCTGGACAATCTACCATTCCCGAAGGTTATGTGGCTTCAAAACTCATGAAAGGTGCAATAGGGACTAATAACCTAGACTGCAATGCGCGATTATGCATGGCAAGTGCTGTTACGGGGTTTTTAACCTCTTTTGGTGCCGATGAGCCTATGGGCTGCTATGAAGATATCGATCACGCCGATTATTTTATCACTTGGGGTAATAATATGGCAGAAATGCACCCTGTATTGTTCTCAAGAATGTTAGAAGAGAAAAATAGAAGAGGTGCTAAGATTATCGATTTTGCCACCAGAACAACACGTTCTAGTATGGCCTCCGATAGATCTATATTGTTTGAGCCTCAAACCGATTTAGCTGTTGCTAACGCAATTTGTTATGAGATTATTAATAACGGTTGGGTTAATAGAGCTTTTGTAGATAATCATGTGAATTTCAGCAAGGGCTTAACCAATATGGGGTATGGGTTAGAAGATAACTACGCTTTTTCCGATAAGCCAACTAAAATCGATTTTGAAGATTATAAAACGTTTTTAGAGGATTATACACCAGAAAAAGTTGCGAAATACTCCAAAGTATCAGTGAAAGATATTAAGTATTTGGCACATATTTATGGCAACCCAAATACTAAAATCGTGTCGTATTGGTGTATGGGTATGAATCAACACACGCGTGGGACATGGATGAATAATTTAGTGTATAATATTCATTTACTTACGGGGAAAATTTCTCAGCCTGGCAATGGTCCGTTTTCCTTAACAGGGCAACCGTCGGCCTGTGGTACCGCTAGAGAGGTTGGTACATTTACCCATAAATTACCGCATGGCGTAGTAACCAACGCTAAAGATAGAGCTTTAGCAGCGAAAATATGGAAGGTGCCGGTTGAAAGAATTCCGTCCAAACCAACATACCATGCCACCGAAATGTTTAGAGCGGTAGACCGCGGCGATATTAAGTTCATTTGGACTCAGGCTACCAATCCTTTAGTGTCCTTGCCAAAAACCAGTCGTTACCGTCCAGGCATGGAGCAAAAATCTTGTTTTGTGGTGGTCTCCGACGTGTTTCCTACACCAACTTCTGATGTGGCCGATGTAATTCTGCCTGCTTGTTGGCATATCGAAAAAAGCGGTCTTTATGGAAATTCGGAACGCAGAACACAACATTGGGATAAAATGGTTGATGGTCCTGGTGAAACAACTCCTGATGCTTGGATGTTTATTGAAGTTGCCAAACGCATGGGTTATGGGGATTTATTTCCATATAGCCGGGAGAATCATGTTGAAGAGATTTTTAACGAATATAGACAGTTTCACGAAGGTGCAAAACACGGTATGGCACCTTTAGAGGTTCTTAAAAGAGAATCGGGAGTTATTTGGCCATACGTAGAAGGTAAATCGACACAATGGCGCTTTAATTCTAAGTACGACCCGGCTTGCGACCCTAAAAAAGATTTCGATTTTTACGGAAAACCAGATGGTCGAGCCGTTATTTGGCAACGCCCTTATGAGCCCGCTCCAGAAGTTCCAGATAACGAATATCCTTTCTGGTTAAATACAGGACGTGTTATAGAGCATTGGCATACAGGCTCCATGACCCGCCGAATACCCGTATTGCATAAAGCTATGCCACATGCTTATGTGGAACTGCATCCCGATGATGCTGCCCGTTTAGGGATTGTTAATGGTGAAAAATTAAAAGTCACATCACGACGTGGCTCTTGTGTTTTACCAGCTTCTATTAACGAAAGAGGTTTGCCAACAAAAGGGCAGGTTTTTGTGCCGTTTTTTGATGAAAATATGCTGATTAACGATGTGACTTTAGATGCTTTTTGTCCGATTTCTAAAGAACCCGATTATAAAAAATGTGCTGTTAAAGTTGAAAAAGCTTAG
- a CDS encoding four helix bundle protein gives MDNKEFAKKLEFRTRQFGISIIKTSSLLPQTLEAKVIKNQITKSGTSIGANYREANRSRSQRDFKNKIKISESEASETEYWLEIIKDLNWIENEKLNPVIKET, from the coding sequence ATGGATAATAAAGAATTTGCTAAAAAACTAGAGTTTAGAACACGACAATTTGGAATATCCATCATTAAAACATCCTCTTTATTACCACAAACTTTAGAGGCAAAAGTTATTAAAAATCAAATAACAAAATCAGGTACTAGTATTGGTGCTAATTATCGTGAAGCGAATAGATCTCGGAGTCAGCGGGACTTTAAAAACAAAATTAAGATCTCAGAAAGTGAAGCCAGCGAAACCGAATATTGGTTAGAAATAATAAAAGATTTGAATTGGATAGAAAATGAAAAGTTAAACCCCGTAATAAAAGAAACGTAA
- a CDS encoding molybdopterin molybdotransferase MoeA, producing the protein MISISEAISIVKSNSTTLLESCYKLVEKAGGYILSEDVKSPINMPPFRQSAMDGYALNLHDDLTYQLIGEVKAGDALNPPLKPGEAVRIFTGAAVPDAANAVMMQEKVENQGKTINIVHQIDLELNIRPLGEQVKTGDIALKKGTKLTPAAIGYLLSLGITHVNVYRKPKIALVTTGNELVEPGQDLTYGKIYESNSKMLLSALYNLKFYDITTYKVEDDYKQTVSTLKAAVDENDLVLITGGISVGEYDFVGKALKILEVKEHFYKVAQKPGKPLFYGKKEDTQIFALPGNPAAALTCFYVYVYIALQQFMNREALELPRTEGISRSTFKKRGDRPQFLKAIYNDGQVDILEGQNSSMLHTFALSNALVFMPGELNVISENDKVNVILLPN; encoded by the coding sequence ATGATTTCTATTTCTGAAGCCATTTCAATCGTTAAAAGTAACAGCACTACACTACTTGAAAGTTGCTATAAGTTGGTAGAAAAAGCTGGTGGATACATTCTTTCTGAAGACGTAAAATCGCCTATAAACATGCCGCCCTTTAGACAATCGGCCATGGATGGTTATGCGTTAAATCTTCATGATGATTTAACTTACCAATTGATTGGTGAAGTTAAAGCTGGTGATGCTTTAAATCCGCCCTTAAAACCTGGCGAAGCAGTTCGCATTTTTACAGGAGCTGCGGTTCCCGATGCGGCCAATGCCGTAATGATGCAGGAAAAAGTAGAAAACCAAGGAAAAACCATCAATATAGTGCATCAAATTGATTTAGAACTGAATATTCGTCCGCTTGGCGAACAGGTTAAAACCGGAGATATCGCCCTTAAAAAAGGTACTAAATTAACACCGGCAGCCATAGGCTATCTATTATCTCTAGGGATTACCCATGTTAATGTTTATAGAAAACCTAAAATAGCACTGGTTACTACGGGCAACGAACTTGTAGAACCTGGTCAAGACTTGACTTACGGCAAAATTTACGAAAGCAATTCTAAAATGCTTTTAAGCGCTCTTTACAACTTAAAGTTTTACGACATCACTACTTATAAAGTGGAAGACGATTATAAGCAAACGGTATCAACGCTAAAAGCAGCGGTTGATGAAAATGATTTGGTGCTTATAACCGGAGGCATTTCAGTAGGCGAGTACGACTTCGTTGGCAAAGCTTTAAAGATACTAGAAGTTAAAGAACACTTTTATAAGGTGGCTCAAAAACCTGGAAAACCACTTTTCTACGGAAAAAAAGAAGACACTCAAATTTTTGCCTTACCAGGAAATCCTGCCGCTGCCCTAACCTGTTTCTATGTATATGTGTATATCGCTTTACAACAGTTTATGAATCGCGAAGCATTGGAATTACCTCGCACAGAAGGGATTTCAAGATCTACGTTTAAAAAACGTGGCGACAGACCTCAATTTTTAAAGGCGATTTATAATGACGGTCAGGTTGATATATTAGAAGGTCAGAATTCATCCATGCTCCACACCTTTGCGCTTTCCAACGCCTTAGTGTTTATGCCTGGGGAACTGAATGTAATTTCAGAAAACGATAAAGTGAACGTGATTCTATTACCAAACTAA
- a CDS encoding MoaD/ThiS family protein → MLLTIKYFGLIAEVTQKSEETLEFSGKHISELLTLLYAKYEALKTKDFQVAQNQELVATDALVSGQEIALLPPFAGG, encoded by the coding sequence ATGCTATTGACCATTAAATATTTCGGACTTATTGCTGAAGTAACGCAGAAAAGCGAAGAAACTTTAGAGTTTTCAGGGAAACATATTTCGGAGCTTTTAACGCTTTTGTATGCCAAATATGAAGCTTTGAAAACCAAAGATTTTCAAGTGGCCCAAAATCAAGAATTGGTTGCTACAGATGCTTTAGTAAGCGGACAAGAAATTGCATTGTTACCTCCTTTTGCGGGCGGGTAA
- a CDS encoding IS3 family transposase (programmed frameshift), whose product MGKKYDNEFKSMILDLSKSGIPTKQLSEEYGVHTSVINRWKQEYDLKGGDFSKNEPKSKEHQELIALKKELRDVKMERDNLKKGGEHLFQERQIRYNFILSNKNTYPVEKMCKCMKVSKNAYYHWLKTKDTLKVNSSKSFLKDRIEAIFDNSKQIYGSYRIQKQLEREKLFYSRSYVGLLMKEMGLRSVLNKKFVVTTDSNHSLKTAKNELDRDFTSFSLGYKLVSDITYIRVNQQWNYLTTIMDLADRKIIGWSLSEDMTTENTVLKAWVDARRNRVINQQCIFHSDRGVQYASNRITNMFFFNQKVIQSMSRKGNCWDNAVAESFFKTIKYEWINRFKYTSYNQLYKSIDQYLNWYNTQRLHSSLGYMTPLEKELQLKGFINKAA is encoded by the exons ATGGGAAAAAAATATGACAACGAGTTTAAATCGATGATATTAGATTTATCCAAATCTGGTATACCAACAAAACAACTGAGTGAAGAATATGGAGTTCATACAAGTGTTATTAATAGATGGAAACAAGAGTATGATTTAAAAGGAGGAGATTTTTCTAAAAATGAACCTAAATCCAAAGAACATCAAGAACTTATAGCATTAAAAAAGGAATTAAGAGATGTTAAAATGGAACGTGACA ATCTTAAAAAAGGCGGTGAGCATCTTTTCCAAGAGCGACAGATAAGGTATAACTTCATTTTATCAAACAAAAATACTTATCCTGTCGAAAAGATGTGCAAATGCATGAAGGTTAGTAAAAATGCTTATTACCATTGGCTTAAAACCAAAGACACCTTAAAGGTTAATTCCTCTAAATCATTTTTAAAAGACAGAATCGAAGCTATATTTGACAATAGTAAACAGATTTATGGTAGCTATCGAATTCAAAAACAACTTGAACGAGAAAAGCTTTTTTATTCCCGTTCATATGTGGGGTTACTTATGAAAGAAATGGGACTAAGAAGTGTATTGAATAAGAAATTTGTGGTAACTACGGATTCAAATCATTCTCTAAAAACAGCTAAAAATGAATTAGACAGGGATTTTACCAGTTTTTCTTTAGGCTACAAATTAGTCTCTGACATTACGTATATAAGAGTTAATCAACAATGGAACTATTTAACCACGATAATGGATTTGGCTGATAGAAAAATAATAGGCTGGTCTTTAAGTGAAGATATGACTACTGAGAATACGGTTTTAAAGGCCTGGGTTGATGCTAGAAGAAACAGAGTGATAAACCAGCAGTGTATTTTTCATTCCGACAGGGGTGTGCAATATGCATCCAACAGAATCACAAATATGTTCTTTTTTAATCAAAAAGTGATACAAAGCATGAGTAGAAAGGGAAATTGCTGGGATAATGCTGTAGCTGAAAGTTTTTTTAAAACCATTAAATATGAGTGGATTAACAGATTTAAGTATACGTCTTATAATCAATTATACAAATCTATTGATCAATATTTAAACTGGTATAACACTCAAAGATTACATTCTAGTTTAGGATACATGACGCCTCTTGAAAAAGAATTACAATTAAAAGGATTTATTAACAAAGCTGCTTAG
- a CDS encoding winged helix-turn-helix domain-containing protein — translation MSYKIKSRIWIESDNNVLLGEGRVHLLKAIHETGSLSKGAKVLNLSYKKAWNLLDSVNKSAKKPVTINSIGGKGGGGVALTPYGQALIKTFDEINQNCWDFLDEQLGKLELL, via the coding sequence ATGAGTTATAAAATAAAAAGTCGCATATGGATTGAGTCTGATAACAATGTGCTTTTGGGTGAAGGCCGCGTTCATTTATTAAAAGCGATTCATGAAACAGGATCGCTTTCTAAAGGCGCTAAGGTTTTAAACCTTTCTTATAAAAAAGCATGGAACTTATTGGATTCGGTAAATAAATCGGCTAAAAAACCAGTAACCATAAATAGCATTGGCGGTAAAGGCGGTGGCGGTGTAGCCCTCACTCCCTACGGACAAGCACTCATTAAAACCTTTGATGAAATCAATCAGAATTGTTGGGATTTTTTGGATGAGCAGTTGGGGAAGTTGGAGTTGTTGTAG
- a CDS encoding multiheme c-type cytochrome produces the protein MRKRLGIISFFVLLFVAFIAIWGHSYRAGLEEAYIPLETNEHITAIPSETGVFKRAEFALDYANMPIDETHQRSIEDYYDNRAFHGAPPSIPHPVAIERSMGEDVCLKCHQNGGYVDKFSAYAPVTPHPEMVNCRQCHVAQKTEKVFKPNHFEKVKAPAVGVNNALTGSPPIIPHQIQMHENCLSCHAGPGAPKEIRVTHPERINCRQCHVPNNKEMTDIGTFKRANTHDMQ, from the coding sequence ATGAGAAAAAGGTTAGGTATCATATCGTTTTTCGTTCTGCTCTTTGTAGCCTTTATAGCTATTTGGGGGCATAGTTATAGAGCTGGTCTTGAAGAGGCTTACATTCCTCTTGAAACCAATGAGCATATAACGGCTATTCCTTCGGAAACAGGTGTTTTTAAACGCGCCGAGTTTGCTTTAGATTATGCCAATATGCCTATAGATGAAACCCACCAAAGGTCTATAGAAGATTATTATGATAATAGAGCTTTTCACGGGGCGCCTCCAAGTATTCCGCACCCTGTTGCTATCGAGCGTAGTATGGGAGAGGATGTGTGTTTAAAATGTCACCAAAACGGTGGTTATGTCGATAAATTTTCAGCTTATGCTCCGGTGACGCCGCATCCAGAAATGGTGAATTGTAGACAATGTCATGTAGCTCAAAAAACAGAAAAGGTATTCAAACCTAATCATTTTGAAAAGGTGAAAGCACCTGCTGTTGGTGTTAACAATGCCCTAACTGGGAGTCCGCCAATTATTCCACATCAAATTCAAATGCATGAAAATTGTTTGTCCTGTCATGCTGGACCTGGTGCACCTAAGGAAATAAGAGTTACGCATCCCGAGCGGATTAATTGTAGACAATGTCACGTACCTAACAACAAAGAAATGACCGATATAGGAACTTTTAAAAGAGCGAATACTCATGACATGCAATAA
- a CDS encoding 4Fe-4S dicluster domain-containing protein yields the protein MSTNKKWYSLNFGRNNEKSSGACGCGKTSGGCGSHEAKGRQEPDVNQMTDQEFAEAAINASIGEETKKDGFDQVFDVKMDRRTAFKKLTASLLIGAGAVSTSCSVISGDENKEKAQIDWEEQFKGNYKLMSDDEKSATVDRLMRSYELRTGKNLSMSSKNAEEDVLFGYAFNISKCQGYMDCVNACVEENNQDRNSEMQYIRIHEMKDGQGFNFNEADDNYYHEVPAEGHFYMGTQCFHCDNPPCVEVCPVQATWREDDGLVVIDYDWCVGCRYCMAACPYDGRRFNWSKPEVPEEEVNHNQHYLGNRMRKKGVMEKCTFCVQRSRAGKNPACVEACPTGARVFGNLLDPKSTIRWVLENKKVFRLKEDLGTEPKFWYFMD from the coding sequence ATGAGCACTAACAAAAAATGGTATTCTTTAAATTTCGGTAGAAATAACGAAAAATCGTCTGGCGCTTGTGGTTGCGGTAAAACGTCAGGGGGGTGCGGTTCTCATGAGGCTAAAGGGCGTCAGGAGCCGGATGTTAATCAAATGACAGACCAAGAGTTTGCCGAAGCTGCCATAAACGCGTCCATTGGTGAAGAAACTAAAAAAGATGGGTTCGATCAGGTTTTTGATGTGAAAATGGATAGACGTACAGCCTTTAAAAAGTTAACGGCGAGTTTGTTAATTGGTGCAGGAGCCGTAAGTACATCGTGTAGTGTTATTAGTGGTGATGAAAATAAGGAAAAGGCGCAAATAGACTGGGAAGAGCAGTTTAAAGGGAATTATAAGTTAATGTCGGATGATGAAAAAAGTGCTACGGTCGATCGTTTGATGCGTTCTTATGAACTTCGTACTGGTAAAAACTTAAGCATGTCTTCAAAAAATGCCGAAGAAGATGTTTTGTTTGGCTATGCTTTTAATATTTCAAAGTGCCAAGGGTATATGGATTGTGTGAATGCTTGTGTTGAAGAAAACAATCAAGACCGTAACTCGGAAATGCAATACATTCGAATTCATGAAATGAAAGATGGTCAAGGGTTTAATTTTAATGAAGCCGACGATAATTATTATCATGAAGTACCTGCCGAAGGGCACTTTTATATGGGAACCCAGTGTTTTCATTGCGATAATCCACCTTGTGTTGAGGTATGCCCTGTACAAGCCACTTGGCGCGAAGATGATGGTTTAGTGGTTATTGATTACGACTGGTGTGTTGGGTGTCGCTACTGTATGGCTGCTTGTCCTTACGATGGCCGCCGATTTAATTGGAGTAAACCAGAAGTGCCAGAGGAAGAGGTTAATCACAATCAGCACTATTTAGGGAATCGTATGCGTAAAAAAGGTGTTATGGAAAAATGTACGTTTTGTGTGCAACGTTCGCGTGCAGGTAAAAATCCAGCTTGTGTTGAAGCTTGTCCAACAGGAGCGCGTGTCTTTGGAAATTTATTAGATCCTAAAAGTACCATTCGATGGGTTTTAGAAAATAAAAAAGTATTTCGATTAAAAGAAGATTTAGGAACAGAACCGAAGTTCTGGTATTTCATGGATTAG
- a CDS encoding cytochrome c3 family protein: protein MNRILLSFVFLICFFSCKHGEGEYHGVIEKINAEGEHYKGTSISSEKYLEDMDMIEITEGEHTFLIPERKGQIRSYACTECHSKPLEDMHSEGMKKAHWDIKIVHANENTMNCVTCHNPDNMNELKSLTGRDVDFNKSYQLCSQCHTKQFEDWKGGAHGKRLGGWAPPRAAMTCVNCHNPHKPHFDSRWPARFNTTVDEERK from the coding sequence ATGAATAGAATCCTTTTAAGCTTTGTTTTTTTAATCTGCTTTTTTTCCTGTAAACATGGAGAAGGAGAGTATCATGGGGTTATCGAAAAGATAAATGCGGAAGGTGAACATTATAAGGGGACTTCCATTTCATCTGAAAAATATTTGGAAGATATGGATATGATAGAAATTACAGAAGGTGAACATACCTTTTTAATACCCGAACGTAAGGGGCAAATTCGATCTTATGCTTGTACCGAATGTCATTCGAAACCTTTAGAGGACATGCATAGTGAAGGCATGAAAAAAGCACACTGGGATATTAAAATAGTTCATGCCAATGAAAATACTATGAATTGTGTGACTTGTCATAATCCCGATAACATGAATGAGTTAAAAAGTTTAACAGGGAGAGACGTCGATTTTAATAAAAGTTATCAATTGTGTAGCCAATGTCACACCAAGCAATTTGAAGATTGGAAAGGTGGTGCGCATGGTAAACGCCTTGGAGGTTGGGCACCGCCAAGAGCCGCAATGACCTGTGTAAATTGTCATAACCCACACAAACCACACTTCGATTCTAGGTGGCCAGCGCGTTTTAATACCACCGTAGACGAAGAACGTAAATAA
- the mobA gene encoding molybdenum cofactor guanylyltransferase: MIDKKHITGLVLSGGKSSRMGTDKGFLSLNGKPFIQYSIDALKPLVSEIIIVSDHASHDSLNYKRIRDNIKNAGPVAGIAAGLEASKTDYNLILSCDIPLIKTSILEKLIHNMDTDFDIIQIESNNKSMPLIALYHKRCAPIFKNLVENDERRLRIAVNNCKVKNVVLNTEEEQQSTMNVNTQEELKQLKDAIDH; this comes from the coding sequence ATGATTGACAAAAAACACATAACAGGCCTTGTTTTATCTGGCGGAAAAAGTAGTCGGATGGGTACCGATAAAGGTTTTTTAAGCCTTAACGGAAAACCCTTCATTCAATACAGTATTGATGCCTTAAAGCCTTTGGTTTCTGAAATTATCATCGTTTCAGACCATGCGTCTCACGATTCTTTAAACTATAAAAGGATTCGTGATAATATTAAAAATGCAGGCCCCGTAGCAGGCATTGCCGCTGGATTAGAAGCTTCAAAAACCGATTACAACTTGATTTTAAGTTGCGATATTCCGTTGATTAAGACATCCATTTTAGAAAAATTAATACATAATATGGATACCGATTTCGATATCATTCAAATTGAAAGCAACAATAAATCCATGCCACTCATTGCTTTGTACCACAAACGCTGTGCGCCTATTTTTAAAAATTTAGTTGAAAATGATGAAAGACGCTTACGAATTGCCGTGAATAACTGTAAGGTTAAAAATGTGGTTTTAAACACGGAAGAAGAACAACAAAGCACCATGAATGTAAACACACAAGAAGAACTAAAACAATTGAAAGATGCTATTGACCATTAA
- the moeB gene encoding HesA/MoeB/ThiF family protein: protein MRYNRHIILSEIGQEGQDKISKAKVLAIGAGGLGCPILQYLAAAGVGTIGIIDFDTVDLSNLQRQILFGNASIGKNKALAAKERLSDLNADITINTYPERLRHQNALELFEQYDIIVDGSDNFETRYLVNDACVITNKPLVFGSIFKFEGQVSVFNYQNGPSYRCLFPNPPEKGAVPNCSEIGVIGVLPGIIGTMQANEVLKIILGIGNVLSGQLLCYNALTLQNTILKINRSESTIESVLKDKTNFQKQHINMGCKVPTENISIYDVSLGDDIQFIDVREDHEQPKIEAVSVTYVPLSELEEDYINIDPSKKAYVFCQAGIRSEHAVERLQELGITNCFSLMEGAAEINDYLNEQLETKSVKS, encoded by the coding sequence ATGAGATACAACAGACACATCATACTATCAGAAATTGGACAAGAAGGACAAGATAAAATTTCAAAAGCCAAAGTGTTAGCTATTGGTGCTGGTGGTTTAGGTTGTCCAATCTTACAATACCTCGCAGCGGCTGGTGTTGGCACCATTGGCATCATCGATTTTGATACGGTAGACTTATCAAACTTACAACGTCAAATTTTATTTGGCAACGCTTCAATAGGAAAAAATAAGGCCCTTGCCGCTAAAGAACGTTTATCCGATTTAAACGCAGATATTACCATAAATACCTACCCCGAACGCTTAAGACATCAAAATGCTTTAGAGCTTTTCGAGCAGTACGATATTATTGTAGATGGTTCCGATAATTTTGAAACACGCTATTTGGTAAACGATGCCTGCGTAATCACCAACAAACCCCTGGTTTTTGGTTCTATTTTTAAGTTTGAAGGTCAGGTTTCGGTATTTAATTATCAAAATGGCCCCTCTTACCGCTGTCTTTTCCCGAATCCACCAGAAAAAGGTGCTGTTCCCAACTGTTCTGAAATTGGCGTTATAGGTGTCCTTCCTGGGATTATAGGCACCATGCAAGCCAACGAAGTCTTAAAAATTATTTTAGGGATTGGCAACGTGCTTTCAGGACAACTTTTATGCTACAATGCATTAACACTTCAAAACACGATTTTAAAAATCAACCGTTCGGAAAGCACTATTGAATCGGTTTTAAAAGACAAGACCAATTTTCAAAAGCAACACATTAACATGGGCTGTAAAGTTCCAACGGAGAACATATCCATTTACGATGTTTCATTAGGAGATGACATACAATTTATCGATGTACGAGAAGATCACGAACAACCAAAAATTGAAGCTGTCTCTGTAACTTATGTGCCGTTATCAGAATTAGAAGAAGACTACATCAACATAGACCCTTCCAAAAAGGCATATGTTTTTTGTCAAGCAGGAATACGTAGCGAACATGCTGTAGAACGACTTCAAGAATTGGGCATTACTAATTGTTTTAGTCTGATGGAAGGCGCTGCGGAAATTAATGATTATTTGAATGAGCAATTGGAAACTAAATCAGTGAAATCATAA
- a CDS encoding sulfite exporter TauE/SafE family protein: MLQTQNIYIFLAILPIVSFLYSSVGHGGASGYLALMALFSFAPETMKPTALLLNLFVAGISFYYYYKAGFFNKKLFITFAVASIPMAFLGGTIEVDASIYKKILAVLLVFAILKMLNVFGKESNKINDVKLWQGLIVGGIIGFFSGLIGIGGGIILTPVILLLHWGKMKEAAAVSALFIWVNSAAGLIGQISSGVTIEKESFLLVAIALIGGVLGGYYGSQKINNTKLRYILAFVLIIACAKLFFT; encoded by the coding sequence ATGCTCCAAACCCAAAACATATACATATTCCTAGCAATCTTACCCATTGTGTCTTTCCTGTACTCAAGTGTGGGGCACGGTGGTGCGAGTGGCTATTTGGCGCTTATGGCTTTGTTTTCATTTGCTCCAGAAACTATGAAACCAACCGCTTTATTGCTAAACCTTTTTGTGGCTGGTATTTCATTCTACTATTATTATAAAGCTGGTTTTTTCAATAAAAAACTGTTTATAACTTTCGCCGTTGCTTCCATTCCTATGGCTTTTTTAGGAGGCACTATTGAAGTTGATGCCTCTATTTATAAAAAAATTCTAGCCGTATTGTTAGTCTTTGCCATTCTAAAAATGCTGAATGTTTTCGGGAAAGAAAGCAACAAAATTAATGATGTTAAGCTTTGGCAAGGTTTAATTGTTGGTGGTATTATCGGTTTCTTTTCAGGACTAATAGGTATTGGTGGCGGCATCATATTAACACCTGTTATTTTACTCTTGCATTGGGGCAAAATGAAGGAAGCCGCAGCCGTTTCTGCCCTTTTTATTTGGGTGAATTCTGCAGCGGGACTAATCGGACAAATAAGCAGCGGCGTAACTATTGAAAAAGAATCGTTTTTATTAGTTGCCATCGCCTTAATTGGTGGTGTTTTAGGCGGTTATTACGGCAGTCAAAAAATTAATAACACCAAACTACGATACATTTTAGCCTTTGTACTCATTATAGCTTGTGCTAAATTATTTTTCACATAA